A single window of Candidatus Flexicrinis affinis DNA harbors:
- the nifJ gene encoding pyruvate:ferredoxin (flavodoxin) oxidoreductase: MTDYITLDGNEAVARVAYKLSEVIAIYPITPSSAMGEWSDEWSAAGQPNLWGTVPRVIEMQSEAGAAGAVHGSLQAGSLTTTFTASQGLMLMLPNMYKIAGELTPAVFHVAARSLAAQALSIFGDHSDVMAARMTGWALLASASVQEAHDFALIAMAATLRSRVPFLHFFDGFRTSHEVAKIRPLTDDILSALIDDKLIAEHRRRALSPEHPVVRGTAQNPDVYFQARETVNPYYTAAFDIVEDVMAKFAELTGRAYKPYEYYGAPDAERVVVAMGSGCETLHETVDALNATGEKVGVLKVRLFRPFDAARMMAALPQSVKRIAVLDRTKEPGAAGEPLYVDVVTAMVETDRFAVPPRIVGGRYGLSSKEFTPAMVKAVFDNLSAEQPKNHFTVGIVDDVSHTSLDYDPAYSVEPANVVRAIFYGLGADGTVGANKNSIKIIGEETDNHAQGYFVYDSKKSGSMTVSHLRFGPQPIRSPYLITTANFVACHQQTFLERYDMLADAVPGGVFLLNTFWSADEVWGNLPEPVQRAIIDKNLKFYVIDAYDVAKASGMTGRINTVMQVCFFAISGVLPKDEAIDAIKHSIEKTYARKGEEVVAMNIKAVDDTLAHLHEVKVPAEVTATAGFLSPVPATAPTFVKDVLGKMIMRQGDLLPVSALPVDGTYPSGTAQFEKRNLAAEIPVWDPDICIQCGKCAMVCPHAVIRIKAFDPAVLAGAPETFKSTDARDTEWKGMAYSIQVAPEDCTGCAICVDVCPARNKSALNKKALNMEAQPPLRDTEAKNWDFFMEIPDLDRRMIKSSSIRQQQVQRPLFEFSGACSGCGETPYVKLITQLYGDRSVIANATGCSSIYGGNLPTTPYTTDHNGRGPAWSNSLFEDNAEFGLGIRVAIDKQAEEARELVTLLAEDIGSALANDLLGANQSDEAGIYEQRERVAALKARLSAIDNPQAARLLALADTLIKRDVWIVGGDGWAYDIGFGGLDHVLASGRNVNILVLDTEVYSNTGGQMSKSTPRAAVAKFAAGGKPAAKKDLGLIAMSYGNVYVARIAFGAKDDQALRAIMEAEAYDGPSIVIAYSHCIAHGINMTTALKNHKAAVDSGQWMLYRYHPDRAAEGNNPLTLDSRAPKIALKDYLRMENRFKMLELSNPEGAADLFKLAQDDVNTRWAMYEYLANRPYGTNSSNGGH; encoded by the coding sequence ATGACGGACTACATCACCCTTGACGGCAATGAAGCCGTCGCACGCGTCGCCTATAAGCTGAGCGAAGTGATCGCGATTTACCCGATCACACCGTCGTCGGCAATGGGCGAGTGGTCGGACGAGTGGTCAGCAGCGGGTCAACCGAACCTGTGGGGCACCGTTCCACGCGTGATCGAGATGCAGAGCGAGGCCGGGGCCGCGGGTGCGGTTCACGGGTCGCTGCAAGCAGGCTCGTTAACGACCACGTTCACGGCATCGCAAGGCTTGATGCTGATGCTGCCGAATATGTACAAGATCGCGGGCGAGCTGACGCCGGCGGTGTTCCACGTGGCGGCCCGGTCGCTGGCCGCACAAGCACTCTCGATCTTCGGCGATCACAGCGATGTCATGGCCGCACGCATGACGGGGTGGGCGCTGCTGGCGTCAGCCTCGGTACAGGAAGCGCACGACTTCGCACTGATTGCGATGGCAGCAACGCTGCGCTCGCGCGTGCCGTTCCTGCACTTCTTCGACGGCTTCCGCACCTCGCACGAAGTCGCCAAGATTCGGCCATTGACCGACGACATTCTGAGCGCGCTGATCGACGACAAACTGATCGCCGAACACCGCCGCCGCGCTTTGTCGCCGGAGCATCCGGTGGTACGCGGCACGGCGCAGAATCCCGATGTGTACTTCCAGGCCCGCGAGACGGTCAATCCGTATTACACCGCGGCCTTCGATATCGTCGAAGACGTGATGGCGAAGTTCGCCGAACTGACCGGCCGCGCCTACAAGCCGTATGAATACTACGGCGCGCCCGATGCCGAGCGCGTTGTCGTGGCGATGGGTTCAGGGTGCGAGACGCTGCACGAGACGGTCGATGCGCTCAACGCCACCGGCGAAAAAGTCGGTGTGCTGAAAGTGCGCTTGTTCCGGCCGTTCGACGCCGCTCGCATGATGGCCGCGCTGCCACAGAGCGTGAAGCGCATCGCCGTGCTGGACCGCACCAAGGAACCCGGCGCTGCGGGCGAACCGCTGTACGTCGATGTCGTGACTGCCATGGTCGAGACCGACCGCTTCGCCGTTCCGCCGCGCATTGTCGGCGGGCGCTACGGACTGTCTTCGAAGGAGTTCACGCCGGCGATGGTCAAGGCGGTTTTCGACAATCTGTCCGCCGAACAGCCCAAGAACCACTTCACGGTCGGTATCGTGGATGACGTATCGCACACCAGCCTCGACTACGACCCGGCCTACTCGGTCGAACCGGCGAACGTCGTCCGGGCCATCTTCTACGGTCTCGGCGCGGACGGCACGGTCGGCGCGAACAAGAACTCCATCAAGATCATTGGCGAGGAGACCGACAACCACGCGCAGGGCTACTTCGTGTACGACTCGAAGAAGTCCGGCTCGATGACGGTCTCGCACCTGCGCTTCGGCCCACAGCCGATCCGCTCGCCGTACCTGATAACGACGGCCAACTTCGTCGCCTGCCATCAGCAAACCTTCCTTGAGCGGTACGACATGCTCGCCGACGCAGTACCCGGCGGTGTATTCCTGCTCAACACGTTCTGGAGCGCGGATGAGGTCTGGGGCAACCTGCCCGAACCTGTCCAGCGCGCAATCATCGACAAGAACCTCAAGTTCTACGTCATCGACGCATACGACGTAGCCAAGGCCAGTGGTATGACCGGCCGCATCAACACGGTCATGCAGGTGTGCTTCTTCGCCATCAGCGGCGTGCTGCCGAAGGACGAGGCAATCGACGCGATCAAGCACTCGATCGAGAAGACCTACGCCCGCAAGGGTGAAGAGGTCGTCGCCATGAACATCAAGGCAGTCGACGACACACTGGCGCACTTGCACGAAGTCAAGGTTCCTGCCGAAGTCACCGCAACTGCGGGCTTCCTCAGCCCGGTACCGGCGACCGCGCCGACGTTCGTCAAGGACGTGCTGGGCAAGATGATCATGCGGCAGGGCGATCTGCTGCCGGTCAGCGCGCTGCCAGTAGACGGCACCTATCCGAGCGGCACGGCGCAGTTCGAAAAGCGCAACCTCGCCGCTGAAATCCCGGTCTGGGACCCGGACATTTGCATCCAGTGCGGCAAGTGCGCGATGGTCTGCCCACATGCCGTGATCCGCATCAAGGCGTTCGACCCGGCGGTGTTGGCCGGCGCGCCGGAGACGTTCAAGTCGACCGATGCGCGCGACACCGAATGGAAGGGCATGGCCTACTCCATTCAGGTCGCCCCTGAAGACTGCACCGGCTGTGCGATCTGCGTAGACGTGTGCCCGGCGCGCAACAAGTCGGCGCTCAACAAGAAGGCGCTCAACATGGAAGCGCAGCCTCCGCTGCGTGATACCGAGGCCAAGAACTGGGACTTCTTCATGGAAATCCCAGACCTTGACCGGCGCATGATCAAGTCCAGCAGCATCCGCCAGCAGCAGGTGCAGCGCCCGCTGTTCGAATTCAGCGGCGCGTGCTCGGGCTGCGGCGAGACGCCGTACGTCAAGCTCATCACGCAGCTTTACGGCGACCGTTCGGTGATCGCCAACGCGACAGGCTGCTCGTCGATCTACGGTGGCAACCTGCCCACGACCCCGTACACGACCGATCACAACGGGCGCGGCCCGGCGTGGTCCAACTCGCTGTTTGAGGACAATGCCGAGTTCGGTCTCGGTATCCGCGTCGCCATCGACAAGCAGGCCGAAGAAGCCCGCGAGCTGGTGACGCTGTTGGCCGAGGATATCGGCTCGGCACTGGCCAACGACCTGCTCGGCGCGAATCAGAGCGATGAGGCCGGCATCTATGAGCAGCGCGAGCGAGTCGCGGCCCTCAAAGCGCGGCTGTCCGCAATCGACAACCCGCAGGCAGCCCGTTTGCTGGCGCTGGCGGATACGCTCATCAAGCGTGATGTATGGATCGTCGGCGGTGACGGCTGGGCCTATGACATCGGCTTCGGCGGCCTCGATCACGTGCTCGCCAGCGGCCGCAACGTCAACATCCTCGTCCTCGACACGGAAGTCTACAGCAACACCGGCGGCCAGATGAGCAAGTCGACGCCACGCGCGGCGGTTGCCAAGTTCGCGGCTGGCGGCAAGCCTGCAGCCAAGAAGGATCTCGGCCTGATCGCGATGAGCTATGGCAACGTATACGTCGCCCGCATCGCCTTCGGCGCGAAGGATGACCAAGCTCTGCGCGCCATCATGGAGGCAGAAGCCTATGACGGTCCGTCAATCGTGATCGCCTACAGCCACTGCATTGCCCACGGTATCAACATGACGACCGCCCTCAAGAATCACAAAGCGGCCGTCGACAGCGGACAGTGGATGCTGTACCGCTACCATCCCGACCGCGCGGCAGAGGGCAACAACCCGCTGACACTCGACAGCCGTGCGCCCAAGATCGCCCTGAAGGACTACTTGCGTATGGAAAACCGCTTCAAGATGCTCGAACTGAGCAATCCGGAAGGCGCTGCCGATCTGTTCAAACTCGCGCAGGATGACGTCAACACGCGTTGGGCGATGTACGAATACCTCGCCAATCGTCCGTACGGCACCAACTCGAGCAATGGAGGTCACTAA
- the hypF gene encoding carbamoyltransferase HypF, which produces MTLSTRRRLIVTGAVQGVGFRPFVYTLARSLGLTGTVANTPQGATVEIEGPADLLDQFEQRLTAELPAPGRVDAITRVELPATGAAAFVIIDSRVEGALTAEVLPDLATCDDCLRELYDPNDRRYRYPFLNCTHCGPRVTIVTGLPYDRTNTTMTAFVLCPECGAEYHDPSDRRFHAQPIACPRCGPQLTLVIDGADVARGDDALRRAEDVVRAGGIVALKGIGGYQLVCDARSGHAIQRLRDRKNRPHKPLAVMFATLADIEAACIVSTEARDLLTSPQAPIVLLDSRGTLPDEIAPGMDTVGAMLPYTPLHHLMMADLGFPVVCTSGNVSGAPMIVDDAEALDEFAPIADAMLLHNRPIATPVDDSVVTVVAGETLMLRRARGYSQAVAMKAHIPVSGTLAVGPNQKVTVALCHDGTISLSPHLGDADDIRTQQSIAKAIDHLIAFHRTPPAVVIRDLHPNYATSHMARNHGLPTQQVQHHAAHVYAVLAETGYSGRALGLAWDGTGYGLDGTIWGSEAFRVVPGQPMEHIAQLAPFPLPGGDAAAREPRRSALGALWAAFDGLPPTDLLQFTDSELRVLLRAIERSVNSPRCTSMGRLFDAAASLLGLAQTCSFEGQAAMLLESAARSVSTDKYYPFQVTYFTVGNRPSGWIMEWKSIVRGIMSDSRTLPAGEAAAKFHNTLAEMAVALARAADEPAVILSGGCFQNRLLLERTSTRLKASGFEVLWPHILPPNDGAIAIGQLAASACGDVL; this is translated from the coding sequence TTGACGTTGTCCACACGCCGCCGCCTAATAGTCACCGGGGCCGTGCAAGGGGTCGGCTTCCGTCCATTCGTGTATACGCTCGCCCGGTCGCTTGGACTAACCGGAACGGTCGCCAACACGCCGCAGGGTGCGACGGTCGAGATTGAAGGCCCGGCGGATCTGTTGGATCAGTTCGAGCAGCGGCTGACGGCCGAACTGCCAGCGCCGGGTCGCGTCGACGCCATAACCCGTGTTGAGCTTCCTGCTACCGGCGCAGCGGCGTTCGTCATCATCGACAGCCGCGTCGAGGGTGCACTGACGGCGGAAGTACTGCCCGACCTCGCCACCTGCGACGACTGTCTGCGCGAATTGTACGATCCGAATGACCGGCGCTACCGTTATCCATTCCTGAACTGCACCCACTGCGGGCCACGCGTGACGATCGTCACTGGCCTGCCCTACGACCGCACCAACACGACGATGACGGCGTTTGTGCTGTGCCCGGAATGCGGCGCGGAATATCACGACCCGTCAGACCGGCGCTTCCACGCTCAACCGATCGCCTGCCCGCGCTGCGGCCCGCAGCTCACGCTGGTGATTGACGGCGCGGACGTGGCCCGCGGTGACGACGCGCTGCGGCGGGCCGAGGACGTCGTGCGAGCAGGCGGGATCGTCGCGCTCAAAGGGATCGGCGGCTACCAACTGGTATGTGATGCCCGCAGCGGACACGCGATCCAGCGTCTGCGCGACCGCAAGAATCGCCCGCACAAGCCGCTGGCCGTGATGTTCGCGACCCTCGCCGATATCGAAGCCGCGTGCATCGTATCGACAGAAGCGCGCGACCTGCTCACATCGCCGCAAGCCCCGATCGTGCTGCTCGACTCGCGCGGAACGCTGCCCGACGAAATCGCACCCGGGATGGACACCGTCGGCGCTATGCTTCCGTATACCCCGCTCCATCATCTGATGATGGCGGATCTGGGCTTCCCGGTGGTCTGCACCAGCGGCAACGTATCGGGCGCGCCGATGATTGTCGACGATGCCGAGGCGCTTGACGAGTTCGCGCCGATTGCTGACGCGATGCTGCTGCACAACCGGCCCATCGCGACGCCGGTCGATGACAGCGTCGTAACCGTCGTCGCAGGCGAGACACTGATGCTGCGCCGCGCGCGCGGCTATTCGCAGGCCGTAGCGATGAAGGCCCACATCCCGGTGAGCGGCACGCTCGCGGTCGGGCCAAACCAGAAGGTCACAGTGGCGCTTTGCCATGACGGCACGATCAGCCTCAGCCCGCACCTCGGCGATGCCGACGACATCCGCACCCAGCAATCGATTGCCAAGGCGATCGACCACTTGATCGCGTTTCATCGCACGCCGCCAGCGGTCGTCATCCGCGACCTTCATCCCAACTACGCCACGTCGCACATGGCGCGGAACCATGGGCTGCCAACGCAGCAGGTCCAGCACCACGCCGCGCACGTGTATGCCGTCCTTGCCGAGACCGGCTATTCGGGGCGGGCGCTGGGTTTGGCATGGGACGGCACGGGTTATGGCCTCGACGGCACGATCTGGGGCAGTGAAGCATTTCGGGTCGTGCCGGGTCAACCGATGGAACACATCGCGCAGCTCGCGCCGTTTCCGCTGCCCGGCGGGGACGCTGCCGCCCGCGAACCGCGCCGGAGTGCGCTCGGCGCGTTGTGGGCCGCCTTTGACGGTTTGCCGCCAACCGACCTGCTGCAGTTCACCGACAGCGAACTACGCGTGCTGCTGCGCGCCATCGAGCGCAGCGTGAACAGCCCGCGCTGCACCAGCATGGGGCGCCTGTTCGATGCCGCCGCCTCTCTGCTCGGCTTGGCGCAGACGTGTTCGTTTGAAGGGCAAGCCGCGATGTTGCTTGAATCCGCGGCCCGATCGGTTAGCACGGACAAATATTACCCGTTCCAAGTGACGTACTTCACTGTCGGTAACCGGCCCTCAGGATGGATCATGGAGTGGAAGTCGATTGTCCGGGGGATTATGTCCGACTCGCGCACCCTGCCCGCAGGCGAAGCCGCCGCGAAGTTCCACAACACGCTCGCCGAAATGGCGGTGGCGTTGGCGCGTGCGGCTGACGAACCAGCGGTCATCCTGAGCGGCGGGTGTTTCCAGAACCGGCTGCTGCTGGAGCGGACATCGACGCGGCTCAAGGCATCCGGGTTCGAGGTGCTGTGGCCGCACATTCTACCGCCGAACGACGGCGCAATCGCGATTGGACAGCTCGCCGCGTCGGCATGCGGCGATGTTCTGTAG
- a CDS encoding hydrogenase maturation protease, translating to MILVIGYGSTLRTDDAIGHVVAQALDERYSALDVRIITTAQLMPELAAPISRADHVIFVDANADLPVGQVRVDPVAAGDARAALTHHVSPESLLRSAGALYGRRPSAQMLSIGAESFEIGLSLSPALRAQVPAIVSQAEAIVDAALHTLGGTAAV from the coding sequence ATGATCCTCGTGATCGGCTACGGAAGCACACTGCGCACCGACGACGCAATCGGGCATGTCGTTGCGCAAGCGCTGGACGAACGGTACAGCGCGCTGGACGTGCGGATTATCACCACGGCACAACTGATGCCCGAGCTTGCCGCGCCGATCAGCCGTGCCGATCACGTGATCTTTGTCGACGCGAACGCGGACCTGCCGGTCGGACAGGTCCGCGTCGATCCTGTTGCAGCAGGTGATGCGCGCGCTGCGCTAACGCATCACGTTTCGCCGGAGTCGCTGCTGCGCTCCGCCGGTGCGCTGTACGGACGCCGGCCCTCCGCACAGATGCTTTCGATTGGGGCCGAATCATTCGAGATTGGGCTGTCATTGTCGCCGGCGCTGCGCGCGCAAGTGCCAGCCATCGTTTCGCAAGCAGAAGCCATCGTGGACGCCGCCCTGCACACCCTCGGCGGCACGGCCGCAGTTTGA
- a CDS encoding Ni/Fe hydrogenase subunit alpha — MAQRIVIDPVTRIEGHAKITIQLNDAGDVADAHFHVTQVRGFEKFVEGRPFHEMPAIMARICGICPVSHLIASAKACDELLAVEIPETATKLRQILNLAQMIQSHALSFFYLSSPDLLLGMDEDPAKRSLFGVAEVDPVLARDGVRLRQIGQTIIELMAGKRIHPSWVVPGGVSAPLSEDARDAMLTMIPEGLDIARRTLEWYRTVLPYFEDEIATFANVKTLFMGLTNADDTLEFYHGPVRITSGTGEVVADNLNADHYAGFLQEAVEPWTFLKTPFYRQMGYPQGVYRVGPLARLNIVGRCGTPRADEYLGLFREQDTQSSFHYHTARLIEIMYGLEKIEMLLREPSILKKRIRSVAEPNRSRGVGVSEAPRGTLLHHYKIDENGLITRANLIIATGNNNYAMDRGVFEVAKRYIRGGNINDGMLNRVEALIRAFDPCLSCSTHAVGQMPMRVELLAPGGETVEVLTR; from the coding sequence ATGGCACAGCGCATTGTGATCGATCCGGTAACACGCATCGAAGGGCATGCGAAAATCACGATCCAGCTGAACGACGCTGGCGATGTCGCGGACGCGCACTTTCACGTGACGCAGGTGCGCGGCTTCGAGAAGTTCGTCGAAGGCCGCCCGTTCCATGAAATGCCAGCGATCATGGCTCGCATCTGCGGAATCTGCCCGGTCAGCCACCTCATCGCATCGGCGAAGGCCTGCGACGAACTACTGGCGGTCGAGATCCCTGAGACGGCGACTAAACTGCGCCAGATCCTGAACCTCGCGCAGATGATCCAGAGCCACGCGCTCAGCTTCTTCTATCTGTCATCGCCCGACCTTCTGCTGGGCATGGATGAAGACCCCGCCAAGCGCAGCCTGTTCGGCGTGGCGGAGGTCGACCCGGTGCTGGCGCGCGATGGTGTGCGCCTGCGGCAGATCGGGCAGACAATTATCGAACTGATGGCCGGCAAGCGCATTCACCCGAGCTGGGTCGTTCCGGGCGGAGTCAGCGCGCCGCTGAGCGAGGATGCTCGCGATGCGATGCTTACGATGATCCCCGAAGGACTGGATATCGCACGGCGCACGCTGGAATGGTATCGCACCGTTCTACCGTACTTTGAGGACGAGATCGCGACATTCGCCAACGTCAAGACGCTGTTCATGGGCCTGACGAACGCCGACGACACGCTGGAGTTCTATCACGGACCCGTACGCATCACCAGCGGCACCGGCGAGGTTGTCGCCGACAACCTGAACGCCGACCATTACGCCGGCTTCCTGCAGGAAGCGGTCGAGCCGTGGACGTTCCTCAAGACTCCGTTTTACCGCCAAATGGGCTATCCGCAGGGTGTCTATCGGGTCGGCCCGCTGGCGCGCCTGAACATCGTCGGCCGGTGCGGTACGCCGCGTGCCGACGAATACCTCGGCCTGTTCCGCGAGCAGGATACCCAGAGCTCGTTCCACTACCACACCGCCCGCCTGATCGAGATCATGTACGGGCTGGAAAAGATCGAAATGCTGCTGCGCGAGCCGAGCATCCTGAAAAAGCGGATTCGCTCGGTGGCGGAACCGAACCGGTCGCGGGGTGTTGGCGTCAGTGAGGCGCCGCGCGGGACGCTCCTGCATCACTACAAGATCGATGAGAACGGGTTGATCACGCGCGCCAACCTCATCATTGCGACCGGCAACAACAACTACGCGATGGACCGGGGTGTCTTCGAGGTTGCCAAGCGCTATATTCGCGGCGGAAACATCAACGATGGCATGCTCAACCGCGTCGAAGCGCTCATTCGAGCGTTCGACCCGTGCTTGAGCTGTTCGACGCATGCGGTTGGTCAAATGCCGATGCGTGTCGAACTCCTCGCCCCGGGCGGCGAGACCGTGGAGGTGCTCACACGATGA
- a CDS encoding NADP oxidoreductase, with protein MTRTKIATVWLDGCSGCHMSFLDIDGALLDLASRIDLVYSPLVDRKDFPDSVDITLIEGAVSSEDDLAKIRKVRAHTRTLVSFGDCAVTGNVPALRNGVGAESVLRRVYLEPDLHTAQAPNLVVPKLLNVVKPVHAVVPVDVFIPGCPPSAKTILYTLTELLEGRTPDLSDRTRFGA; from the coding sequence ATGACCCGCACAAAAATCGCAACGGTATGGCTCGACGGATGCTCGGGATGTCACATGTCGTTTCTCGATATCGACGGCGCGCTGCTTGACCTCGCGAGCCGAATCGACCTCGTCTACAGCCCGCTCGTAGACCGCAAGGACTTTCCCGACAGCGTCGATATCACGCTGATCGAAGGCGCGGTCAGCAGCGAGGACGACCTCGCCAAGATTCGCAAGGTTCGCGCGCATACCCGTACGCTGGTCTCGTTCGGCGACTGCGCGGTAACCGGCAACGTGCCGGCACTGCGCAACGGCGTCGGTGCCGAATCGGTGCTGCGGCGCGTCTACCTCGAGCCTGATCTGCACACCGCTCAGGCGCCCAATCTGGTCGTGCCGAAACTGCTGAACGTGGTCAAACCGGTGCACGCGGTCGTCCCGGTCGATGTGTTCATCCCCGGATGCCCGCCGTCGGCCAAGACCATCCTGTACACGCTGACCGAACTACTTGAGGGACGCACGCCAGACCTTTCCGACCGGACGCGCTTCGGCGCCTAG
- the hoxU gene encoding bidirectional hydrogenase complex protein HoxU yields the protein MTRVVTLKIDDIDATGREDETVLEVAIEHGIQIPRLCALEGLTPVGACRLCLVEVAGSSKLLPACTTYVTEGMVVTTNSERLKKYRRMTIELLFTEGNHVCSVCVVNGRCELQNLAIRLGVDHMRIPYLYPKRIVDASHERFALDPNRCVLCTRCVRVCGEIEGAHTWDLMSRGIDSAVITDLNMPWGDSETCTACGKCVQVCPTGALFEKGMAVGEMTKRASFLATLTASREDGR from the coding sequence ATGACCCGCGTTGTCACCCTGAAGATCGACGACATCGACGCGACCGGCCGCGAGGACGAAACCGTACTGGAAGTCGCAATCGAGCACGGCATACAGATTCCGCGGCTGTGCGCGCTGGAGGGCCTGACTCCCGTCGGCGCCTGCCGGTTGTGCTTGGTCGAAGTCGCAGGCAGCAGCAAACTGCTTCCTGCCTGCACGACCTACGTCACGGAAGGCATGGTCGTCACGACCAACAGCGAGCGCCTGAAGAAGTACCGGCGCATGACGATTGAACTGCTGTTCACCGAAGGTAACCACGTGTGTTCGGTATGCGTCGTCAACGGACGCTGCGAGCTGCAGAATCTCGCCATCCGGTTGGGCGTCGACCACATGCGCATACCGTATCTCTACCCGAAGCGTATCGTCGATGCGTCGCATGAACGCTTCGCCCTCGATCCGAACCGCTGCGTGCTGTGCACGCGGTGTGTGCGCGTGTGCGGCGAGATTGAGGGTGCGCACACGTGGGACTTGATGAGCCGTGGTATCGACTCGGCGGTCATCACCGACCTCAATATGCCGTGGGGAGACAGTGAAACGTGCACAGCGTGTGGAAAGTGCGTTCAGGTGTGCCCGACCGGTGCGCTGTTCGAGAAGGGCATGGCCGTGGGTGAGATGACCAAGCGCGCAAGCTTCCTTGCGACGCTGACCGCTTCGCGGGAGGACGGACGATGA
- the nuoF gene encoding NADH-quinone oxidoreductase subunit NuoF: MASDAVGALPDENGKQRLIVLENAGMIDPEDIESYMAVGGYATFNDVLQSMTPPEVIDQIRNSGLRGRGGAGYPAGLKWSTVGKALGAQKYVVCNGDEGDPGAFMDRSIMEADPHRVLEGMMIAAYAVGASQGYLYVRAEYPLAIKRLKHAIKQAEKHGLLGHNISGTPFSLSLQVRLGAGAFVCGEETALLASIEGRRGQPRPRPPYPAESGLWGCPTLINNVETYANVVPILREGAEWFAGIGTERSKGTKVFALSGRIARTGLIEVPMGITLREIIYDIGGGIPDGRKFKAVQTGGPSGGCIPAAHIDTPVDYESLKQVGSMMGSGGMIVMDDSSCMVDVAKYFLEFCMTESCGKCVPCRVGTAQMHGLLEKICEGEATLDDLEMLEELCDMVTNTSLCGLGQAAPNAVVTTLHFFRDEYMAHIVDKTCPAHVCPVSRKEAVQ; the protein is encoded by the coding sequence ATGGCAAGTGACGCAGTCGGCGCATTGCCCGACGAAAACGGCAAGCAGCGGCTCATCGTTCTCGAAAACGCCGGCATGATCGACCCGGAAGATATCGAGTCGTACATGGCCGTGGGCGGCTACGCGACCTTCAACGATGTCTTGCAGTCGATGACACCCCCCGAAGTAATCGACCAGATCCGCAACAGCGGCTTGCGCGGGCGCGGTGGTGCCGGATATCCCGCCGGCCTCAAGTGGTCAACGGTCGGAAAAGCGCTCGGTGCTCAGAAATATGTCGTCTGCAACGGCGACGAGGGCGACCCCGGCGCGTTCATGGATCGCAGTATTATGGAAGCCGACCCGCACCGCGTGCTGGAAGGCATGATGATCGCCGCCTACGCGGTTGGCGCGTCGCAAGGCTACCTCTATGTACGCGCGGAATATCCGCTGGCGATCAAGCGGCTGAAGCACGCCATCAAGCAGGCGGAGAAGCACGGTCTGCTCGGCCACAACATCAGCGGCACGCCGTTCAGCCTGTCGCTGCAAGTACGGCTCGGCGCTGGCGCGTTCGTATGCGGCGAGGAGACGGCCCTGCTGGCCTCGATCGAAGGCCGACGCGGCCAGCCGCGCCCACGCCCACCCTACCCGGCAGAGTCCGGATTGTGGGGATGCCCGACGCTCATCAACAACGTCGAAACGTACGCCAATGTCGTCCCGATCCTGCGTGAAGGCGCCGAGTGGTTCGCAGGAATTGGCACTGAACGCAGCAAAGGCACGAAAGTCTTTGCGCTGTCAGGGCGCATCGCCCGGACCGGGCTCATCGAAGTCCCGATGGGCATCACCTTGCGCGAGATCATCTACGACATCGGTGGCGGCATCCCCGACGGTCGCAAGTTCAAAGCGGTGCAGACGGGCGGTCCGTCCGGCGGGTGCATCCCTGCCGCACACATCGACACGCCGGTGGACTACGAATCGCTCAAGCAGGTCGGCTCGATGATGGGCTCCGGCGGCATGATCGTGATGGACGACAGTTCATGCATGGTCGATGTCGCCAAGTACTTCCTCGAGTTCTGCATGACCGAGTCGTGCGGCAAGTGCGTCCCGTGCCGCGTCGGAACGGCGCAGATGCATGGCCTGCTAGAGAAGATATGCGAAGGCGAGGCCACGCTCGATGATCTGGAAATGCTCGAAGAGCTGTGCGACATGGTCACCAATACGAGCTTGTGCGGGTTAGGACAAGCCGCGCCCAACGCAGTCGTCACGACGCTGCACTTCTTCCGCGACGAGTACATGGCGCATATCGTCGACAAGACATGTCCGGCGCACGTGTGCCCGGTGAGCCGTAAGGAGGCCGTCCAATGA
- the hoxE gene encoding bidirectional hydrogenase complex protein HoxE — protein sequence MRTSTITPPSDDKRWRIVQATMRKHGFAPDALIETLHSAQEAFGYLDDDALRYVGRSLRLPLSRVYGVATFYNLFTLKPQGEHTCVVCMGTACYIKGGPDVLKAIENAAGIRKGETTPDKKVSLLVARCLGACALAPAVVYDGVMDGHLAPDEAASRVKEWMSNGK from the coding sequence ATGCGAACGAGCACGATTACACCGCCCAGCGACGACAAACGCTGGCGGATAGTACAGGCGACGATGCGTAAGCACGGTTTCGCGCCTGATGCCCTGATCGAGACGCTCCACAGCGCGCAGGAGGCATTCGGTTACTTGGATGACGATGCGCTGCGATATGTCGGGCGCAGCCTGCGTTTACCCCTGAGCCGGGTATACGGCGTCGCCACGTTCTACAACCTGTTTACGCTCAAGCCGCAGGGCGAACACACGTGCGTCGTTTGTATGGGCACGGCGTGCTACATCAAGGGTGGGCCGGACGTGCTCAAGGCCATCGAGAATGCCGCGGGCATTCGTAAAGGTGAAACCACGCCGGACAAGAAAGTCTCGCTGCTGGTCGCTCGCTGCTTGGGCGCGTGCGCGCTTGCGCCTGCGGTCGTTTACGATGGTGTAATGGATGGCCACCTCGCCCCTGACGAGGCGGCATCCCGGGTCAAGGAGTGGATGAGCAATGGCAAGTGA